The DNA sequence CACGGCGCAAAGCCCGGGAAGTGGCGGTGGCGTATCCGGAGGCAATGGTTCTGGCGGCGGACACCATCGTGGTCGTGGATGGGGACGTGCTGGGAAAGCCGGAGAATGCCGCCGTTGCCCTGGAGATGCTGCAGCGCCTTGCGGGGCGCGAACATGCGGTGATTACGGGATGCTGTTTGCGGATGCATGCCAAGGGCTACGAGCAAGGTTTTGCTGTTCGCACCAGAGTCTGGATGCGCGATTTCGGCAAGGATGTTCTGACGGCTTATGCCGCCACCGGAGAACCGCTGGACAAGGCCGGCGCTTATGGCATCCAGGATCGGGCCGGCTTCCTTGTTGAACGTATAGAAGGATCGTATACCAACGTCGTCGGCCTGCCTCTGGCGGAAACCATTAAGCTCCTTTTGGAGCAGGACATCATCAAAGCTCGGTGTCATGAAACATATGTGGTTTGGAGGTAGCGACCTTTCTCCCACAACAGTAAATTCGTGTTCATCTCTTGATTTTGCGGTCTCGCGATGCTTACACCATATCCAGCAGCTGCGCATAGTCATGCATATTCAATGACACTGCATGGTGTTTCAGCTTTCAGGCACAATGGTTGTTGAACAACTTCCGTCTCAATGGGACATATTTGCCTTAAATCAAGTCAAAGCCGAACCTCTTCCAGTATTTCAATGCCAACATATACGAACATATTCAACATTTTCGATTTTTCCGAAACCTGTCCTTTGTTTCGCCGGTGCGTGACATTTCTTGCGATTCTTCTTGCTGCACTCATTCTCTATGGACCGACGGCCGCTTTTGCGAACAATTTGCCGCCCGTTCGATCCGCTACCGAGATCAATTACCCGCCTTTTTCTATAGTTGATGAAACCGGTCGTGCCGGTGGATTTTCCGTTGAACT is a window from the Desulfonatronum thiosulfatophilum genome containing:
- a CDS encoding Maf family protein, which gives rise to MFQTTSPLVLGSGSPRRRELLEGLGILFAVHPAVDPEPEFVTGSCPEEHALDAARRKAREVAVAYPEAMVLAADTIVVVDGDVLGKPENAAVALEMLQRLAGREHAVITGCCLRMHAKGYEQGFAVRTRVWMRDFGKDVLTAYAATGEPLDKAGAYGIQDRAGFLVERIEGSYTNVVGLPLAETIKLLLEQDIIKARCHETYVVWR